The sequence GTGAGCGGTTATCTTTTGAGAAGTTAGATACCCAGTCATTTCTTCCTGCAAGCGTTAAATATAAAAAGTTGTCATAGTCAAAATCAGCTTGTGCATATACACCAGCGATGTTTCTTTCAGACGTTTGCTGAATTTCATTTTGGTTTAAGAAGTTGAAGTGTCTCAATACTCCAAATACCTGTTGACCATCACTGGCAACACCTTGCTGATTGAATTCCTCTCTTCTTGTAGTTGCACCAATGTTGAAAGTAGAACCAATCTTTTCTGTGATATCATAATCTCCGTTCAATACAAGGTTATGATCCCAAATAGTATTGGTGTTGTTCCAAGTTTCATAGATACCACTGGCCAATCTTACATCTCCAGAGTTACTATTGATACCACCTTTGTTTTGAAAGTTTGTATTTCCTTCACTATAAACATCCACACCAGCACGGTATACAATGTTTAGATTATCGTTAATTTCATACTGAACTGTAGCTTGTCCGAAAACCCTGTTGGTTTCCTGATTTGTTTCTGCGTTATTTACAGTCCAAAGTGGATGTTGGATAGAGTTGTTCTGTCTGTAGTATACACTACCACCAGTAACTGGGTCTTGAAACGGCAATCCTATAACATCTATACTTCTTGGAGTAAACCAAAGGTCACCAAATACAGAAGAACCTGTTCCGGTAGCACCGTTACCTTGACTCAAAGCAACTGGAGGTGAAACAAATTTAGTTCTTGCATAGTTTAATGTACCATTTATAGTAAACTTATTGGATAAAATAGCACGACCACCAACAGAAAGTGTGTTACGGTTAACACTGTTGTTAGGAGTAAAACCATTATCCTTAAGATAACCGTAGTTCATATTGTATCCAACTTTACCATCGTCAGAAGTTCCTCTAACGTTAATGGAAGTATTTGATACTGTACCTGTTTTAAAGAAGTTCTTTACACTGTCATAAGGTCTCCAATCGTAACGCGCTCCTTGAAATTCTGGGAACGCCGCTTGGATAGCTGCAGTTGAAGTTGAATATGGATGTGCAAGTGTTGCATTTTCATCAATTGCAGGCTGATTTCCATATCCTGAAGCTCCGCCTTCTGCGAAAGCTGGACCCCAGTTACTAAAGAACCATCCAAAGTTTTGATCAAATCCATTTCCATATACATCTTGGTAATCTGGAAGTGAAGCAATCTCATTAAAGAAAACCGAAGAATTAACAGTGATTTCAGTTTTCTTAGGTCCTTGTTGAGTTGAACCACCTTTAGTTGTAATTAAGATAACTCCGTTACGTCCTTGAGAACCATAAAGTGTAGCAGCGGCAAGTCCTTTAAGAACGTTGACACTTTCTATACTGTTTGGGTCTAAATCCAAGAATCTACTAGAACCATTGTTACCATTAACGAAATCTTGACGAGATCCGTTTCTTCCTGAAGGGTTGGTATCTGTACTAAAAGGAACACCATCCACAATGAACAGTGCTTGGTTACTACCACTAAAAGTTGTTTGACCCCTAATGATAATATTGGTACCAGAACCAGAAAGACCACTTTGTTGAGTGATCTGTACACCAGAAGCTTTACCTTGAAGCACACGAGCAACATCACCTTCGGCGCGTTGTTCAAGCTCCTCGGAACCTACTTCAGTCACGGCATAACCCAATGCTTGTTTCTCTCTTTTGATACCAAGAGCCGTAACAACTACTTCTTCAAGAGCTTGAGCGTCCTCCTGCATTTGAACGTTAACTACGCTCTCTGCGCCAACAGTCCTTCTCGCGGGTTTTTGCCCTATGTAAGTAAAAAGTAGTGCTTGACCTTGACTTGCACTAATAGCATAGTTTCCATCAAAATCTGTTTGAGTACCGTTAGTGGTACCTTCAACGACAATGTTAACTCCAGGCAACGGAAGTCCATCAGAATCCGTCACATTACCTGAAATCGTCTTGTCTTGTGCAAATGAAATTTGCACAACAAACGCCAATAACAGCGTTAACAATCCATTAAGTTTTGTTCTCATTTTAAAATTATTTGAATTAGCTAGGCGCTAAAATCATAATTTCATGTTAATAATCCAAACTAATTTTACTAAATTTTTAAGACAATGTTTTTAATTGGGTTAACCGTAAAATGATTCTTCATAATTATTAACTCTTCAATTATGGGTATTAAAAATTGTATTGAACGCAAATTTCCCTTATTTGAAGATTGCTTCAGAGGTGGTTCAAAAACCATTGGAGTTGTACAGGTTCTGATCTAATGCCCAAATTTGAAGACTTATTTGTTAAATATTGTTGACGAATGTTAAAAGACAATTTTAATTTGTAAATTATACCTTAATATATATACTACTATTATGAAGTCTATTTTTAGTGGAATTGTACTCTTTTTGTGTTTTACGTATTCAATGGCCCAGCAAAGTGCTAATGTTCAACCTGGCGTTATTGGTTCATATCAAAAAGGTTTACAAGGAATAGGTCCTGATTTTGGTAACAACCCAGCATCTGAGAATTTTTATAATCAAATGCGTGATAAGTTGGCCAATATGGGGATTGAACAAAAAATAGAATTAAAGGATATTGAAGGGTCTATATATTTGGAGGATGAATTTGTGTTGGGCACAATTTTCTTTAACGGTAATGAGGAGAGTAAAATGTATATGCGATATAATGCATTTAATGATGAATTTGAGATCAGGAAATCGAAGCTAAAGAAAGATGGAGTCCTTGCGCTGTTGAAGAATTCTAATATTTCATGTTCATTCGGGGGCGATAAATTTAAATACACTTCTTTTCTTGATGATAATAGCGTTAAGTCGTACGGCTATTTAAAAATGATATACTCCACGGATAATTACAAACTGTTTGAACAGAATAGAAAATTGTTCAAAGAAGGCAAGCGAGCAAAGACATCACACGCTGTGTCTTTTCCACATCGTTTTGTGGATGAGATCAACTATTATATTTCAATTGATGATAATGACCCAGTTCGTATCAGTAGAAGCAAAAAAGAGTTGGTTGATTTGTTTCGAGCTGAACATCAAAATAAAATTAAGCAATTTCTAAAAGAAAAAAATGTGGATCTAAAAAGTAGAAGTGGGTTGGTAAACCTGGTAGCTTTTAGTGGAACATTGTAAAACAGAAAAAGTAAAGGGTTTTTTGCTCTTTACCTCTTTGATGTCAAGGTCTTTCCATTTTCCTTATTGTTGTTGATTTTGGTTTTTTGAGATAGATTGCAAATTTAATCTGTAAGGATTTGAATTATTCCGAAATATCACTACATTTGCAGCCCTCAAAAAGAGGGTTGTTTACATTTATAACAAAAATTTTAATGCCAACAATTTCACAATTAGTACGAAAAGGAAGAGTCACAATTACCAAGAAGAGTAAATCGGCTGCTTTGGATTCGTGTCCTCAAAGACGAGGGGTTTGTACGCGTGTTTATACAACTACGCCAAAGAAACCAAATTCTGCAATGCGAAAAGTTGCAAGGGTAAGGTTGACAAATGGTAAGGAAGTTAACGCATACATCCCTGGTGAAGGTCACAATCTCCAAGAGCACTCGATAGTATTGGTTAGAGGTGGTAGAGTAAAGGATTTGCCAGGAGTTAGATATCATATCGTCCGTGGCGCATTGGATACTGCAGGTGTTGCGGGTAGAACACAGCGTAGGTCAAAATACGGTGCAAAACGTCCAAAAAAATAAGAAGAGATGAGAAAAAGACAGGCAAAGAAAAGACCGCTTTTACCAGATCCAAGATTTAACGATCAGCTTGTTACACGTTTTGTGAACATGATGATGTGGGATGGTAAGAAATCAGTTGCTTTTAAAGTTTTTTATGATGCAATTGATATTGTTGAGGAAAAAAATACTGACGAAGAAAAAACAGCTTTGGAGTTGTGGAAAGATGCACTTTCCAATGTAATGCCACACGTTGAGGTAAGAAGTAGAAGAGTGGGTGGTGCTACATTTCAAATTCCAATGCAAATCCGTCCAGATAGAAAGATTTCTACTGCGATGAAATGGTTGATTAGTTACTCTAGGAAGCGTAACGAAAAATCCATGGCGCAAAAATTGGCTGCAGAAGTTTTGGCTGCTGCAAAAGAAGAAGGCGCGGCGGTTAAGAAAAGAGTAGATACTCACAAGATGGCGGAAGCCAATAAAGCATTCTCTCACTTTAGATTCTAGTTGGTAAAATGTCAAGAGATTTAAAATTCACAAGGAATATAGGTATTGCAGCGCATATTGATGCTGGAAAAACCACTACTACAGAACGTATTCTGTTTTATACCGGTGTAAGTCATAAGATTGGTGAAGTGCATGATGGCGCTGCCACTATGGACTGGATGGAGCAGGAGCAGGAGCGTGGTATAACAATTACCTCGGCTGCAACTACTTGTACATGGGAATTCCCTACAGAAAATGGAAAGCCTACGGCAGATGCCAAAGGATATCACTTTAATATTATAGATACCCCAGGTCACGTTGATTTTACCGTAGAGGTAAATCGTTCATTACGTGTGTTGGATGGTTTGGTTTTCTTGTTTAGTGCTGTTGATGGTGTTGAACCACAATCAGAGACTAATTGGAGATTGGCCGATAACTATAAAGTGCCACGTATAGGTTTTGTTAACAAAATGGACCGTCAAGGGTCCAACTTTCTAAACGTTTGTAATCAAGTAAAAACGATGCTTGGTTCTAATGCTGTTCCAATTGTATTGCCAATTGGAGACGAGGCTGATTTTAAAGGAATTGTCGACTTGGCCAAGAACAGGGCTATAGTTTGGCATGATGATAACTTTGGTTCAACGTTTGATGTTGTTGATATTCCGGAAGAAATGAAAGCTGAAGTTAAGGAGTATAGAGCTGCTTTGATCGAGGCTGTTGCGGAGTATGATGAAGAGTTGATGGAGAAATTCTTTGAAGATGAAGATTCTATCACCGAGGAAGAAGTGCATGCTGCACTTAGAGCTGCGGTAATGGATAGAGCTATCATTCCTATGATTTGTGGTTCTTCATTTAAGAATAAAGGAGTTCAATTCTTATTGGATGCTGTTTGTCGTTACTTGCCATCACCTATAGATAAAGATGATATTGTAGGTACCGATCCAAATACTGGTAATGAAATTACTAGAAAACCTGATTCAAAAGAGCCGTTTTCTGCCTTGGCCTTTAAAATTGCCACTGACCCTTTTGTAGGTCGTTTGGCATTCTTTAGAGCGTACTCAGGTCGTTTAGATGCTGGTTCTTATATATTGAACAATCGTTCAGGTAAAAAAGAACGTATTTCACGTATCTATCAAATGCATTCCAATAAGCAGAATGCTATTGATTATATAGAAGCTGGAGATATAGGTGCGGCGGTTGGATTTAAGGATATTAAGACTGGGGATACTATGTCTTCGGAGAAGCATCCTATTATCCTTGAAAGCATGGACTTTCCTGATCCGGTAATTGGTATTGCTGTTGAGCCTAAGACTAAGGCTGATGTTGATAAATTGGGTATGGCTTTGGCTAAATTGGCCGAAGAGGATCCTACTTTTCAGGTAAAAACGGATGAGGCTTCAGGGCAGACCATTATATCTGGAATGGGTGAGCTTCACTTAGATATTATTGTTGATCGTTTACGTCGTGAGTTTAAGGTTGAGGTGAACCAAGGTGAGCCACAAGTTGAATATAAAGAAGCGCTTACTAAAATGGCTGCTCACAGAGAGACTTACAAGAAGCAATCTGGTGGTCGAGGTAAGTTTGGGGATATTGTATTTGAGATGAGTCCTGCGGATGAAGATTTCGAAGGAACTGGATTGCAGTTTATTGATGAGATAAAAGGTGGTCGTATTCCAAAAGAATTTATTCCATCGGTTGAGAAAGGATTTAAGGCTGCAATGAAAAACGGACCTTTAGCTGGATTTGAAATGGATACCATGAAAGTCACGTTGAAAGATGGATCTTTCCACCCTGTGGATTCTGATGCACTTTCTTTCGAATTGGCTGCAAAAATGGGCTACAAAGCTGCTGGTAAAGCTGCAGGTGCTGTGATTATGGAGCCAATCATGAAGATTGAGGTGCTTACACCTGAAGAAAACATGGGTGATATAGTAGGTGACTTGAATAGAAGACGTGGAACAATCAGTGATATGAGTGATAGAGCTGGTGCTAAAGTCGTAAAAGGAACCGTACCGCTTTCAGAAATGTTCGGTTATGTTACTTCCCTAAGAACTTTGTCTTCAGGTAGAGCAACGTCAACTATGGAATTCTCGCACTATGCGGAAACTCCATCGAGCATATCAGAAGAGGTAATTAAATCAGTAAAAGGAGTAACCGCTTAATTTTTCAGCAAGATGAGTCAAAAAATTAGAATAAAACTTAAATCTTACGATCACAATTTAGTGGATAAATCTGCTGAGAAGATTGTAAAAACAGTTAAGACAACCGGTGCTGTGGTTACTGGGCCAATCCCATTGCCAACGCACAAAAAGATATTTACGGTTTTGCGTTCGCCACACGTGAACAAGAAATCAAGAGAGCAATTCCAGTTGAGTTCTTATAAGAGATTATTGGATATTTACAGTTCTTCTTCAAAAACCATTGATGCTTTAATGAAATTAGAGCTTCCGAGTGGTGTAGAAGTCGAAATAAAAGTATAAATTTGCACGCCTTTTAAGAGAGAGGCAGACATGTCCGGAGCTGCGTGCGATGGAAAAACGGGAATAAGAAAAATATCTGGGTCACAGAATCTTTTCTTTGACCCAATTTTTTTGCCAAGAAATTGGTGTAATAAAAAAGTAAACAATTAATAATTATATATATGTCTGGGTTAATAGGAAGAAAAATCGGTATGACCAGCATCTTCGACGAGAATGGAAAGAATATTCCATGCACCGTTCTTGAAGCTGGACCATGCGTGGTTACCCAAGTCAGAACCGAAGAGGTTGACGGGTACAGTGCCCTTCAGCTTGGTTTCGATGACAAGGCAGAAAAACGTGCAAACAAGGCTGAACTTGGTCATGTTAAAAAAGCAGGTGCTTCTCCAAAGAAGAAAGTCGTTGAATTCCGAGATTTTGAAGGTGAACATAAATTAGGTGACACTTTGGGTGTTGATCTTTTTATGGAAGGTGAATTTGTAGATGTAATAGGTACATCAAAAGGAAAAGGTTTTCAAGGTGTTGTTAAAAGACACGGCTTTGCCGGAGTTGGTCAAGCAACCCACGGTCAGCATAACAGACTAAGAGCTCCTGGTTCCATTGGTGCAGCGTCTTATCCAGCTCGCGTTTTCAAAGGAATGAAAATGGCAGGTAGAATGGGTGGAGGAAGAGTAACAGTTCAAAACTTGAAAGTATTAAAAGTGGTTCCGGAGAAAAACCTTATTGTAGTAAAAGGTTGTGTTCCAGGTCATAAGAATGCTTACGTAACAATTGAGAAGTAATGAAGGTTGCAGTTTTAGATATTAAAGGAAAAGAAACGGGAAGAAAGGTTGAGCTTTCTGACGATGTTTTCGCTATAGAACCTAATGAGCATGCCATCTATTTAGATGTTAAGCGATATTTAGCACACCAAAGACAGGGTACTCACAAAGCTAAAGAGAGAGCTGAGATAGCGGGTAGTACCAGAAAGATAAAAAAACAGAAAGGAACGGGTACCGCAAGGGCTGGTAGTATTAAATCTCCTGTTTTTAGAGGTGGTGGTAGAATTTTTGGTCCTAGACCGAAAGATTACCAACAAAAATTAAACAAGAATGTTAAGCGTTTGGCAAGGAAATCTGCCTTAACATTAAAGTCAAAAGACAAAGCTTTGGTTGTTGTTGAAGACTTCAATTTTGAAGCTCCTAAAACCAAGGATTTTAAAGCGTTTTTGACCTCTCTTGGAATAGAAAATAAAAAGTCTCTTATAGTGTTGGGCGATTCAAATAATAATGTATATTTGTCGTCGCGCAATTTGGAGCGTTCCGAAGTTGTAAATAGCTCAGAATTAAGTACTTACAAGATTATTAATGCTGGTAAGGTAGTACTGACCGAAAGCGCTTTGGAAGGAATAGAATCGAACCTAAAGAAATAAGAATATCATGAGTGTGTTGATAAAACCAATCATTACGGAAAAAATGACCGCGGACAGCGAGCTTTTCAATCGTTATGGTTTCTATGTTGACCCAAAGGCCAACAAACTTCAGATCAAAGAAGCGGTTGAGACTACCTATGGTGTTTCTGTGGATAAAGTACGTACCATGAACTATGGTCCAAATCGTAAGAGTCGCTATACAAAAACAGGAATCCAACACGGAAAAACAAACGCCTTGAAAAAAGCGATTGTTGATGTGGCGGAAAGCGATATTATTGATTTTTACAGTAATCTATAAAGACAAGAAATGTCAGTTAGAAAATTAAAACCGATAACCCCTGGACAGCGTTTTAGAGTAGTAAACGGATTTGACGCGATTACTACTGATAAGCCGGAGAAAAGCTTGCTTGCTCCGTTAAAAAAGTCTGGTGGTAGGAACAGTCAAGGAAAAATGACCATTCGCCATAGAGGTGGAGGGCATAAAAGAAGATATCGTGTTATCGACTTCAAAAGAGATAAGCAGGGTGTTGATGCTACTATTGTATCAATCCAGTACGATCCTAACAGAACTGCATTTATCGCACTAGTTGAATATAAAGATGGCGAGAAGAGATATGTGGTTGCTCAAAATGGAATGCAGGTAGGTCAGAAGATTTCTTCTGGTACTAAGGCTGCTCCAGAAATTGGAAATGCACTTCCTTTAGGTGAAATTCCATTGGGTACCATTATTTCTTGTATTGAACTAAGACCAGGTCAAGGAGCTGTAATGGCAAGAAGTGCTGGTACTTTTGCGCAATTAATGGCAAAAGATGGAAAATTTGTTACCATTAAACTGCCATCTGGTGAAACACGTATGATATTGGCCAATTGTTTGGCTACTATTGGAGCTGTTTCTAACTCTGACCACCAATTATTGGTATCTGGTAAAGCCGGTAGAAGCAGATGGTTGGGTAGAAGACCAAGAACTAGGCCAGTAGCTATGAACCCTGTTGATCACCCAATGGGTGGTGGTGAAGGAAGGGCTTCTGGAGGTCATCCAAGATCTAAGAACGGTATTCCTGCTAAAGGATTTAGAACGCGTTCCAAGACAAAAGATACAAATAGATATATCATAGAACGTAGAAAGAAATAAAAGTAAAAGCAAATGGCACGTTCATTAAAAAAAGGACCTTACGTTCATCATAGTCTGGAAAAGAAAGTCCAGAATAATATAGATTCAGGTAAGAAAACGGTTATCAAAACATGGTCTAGAGCCTCAATGATAACGCCAGATTTCGTAGGACAAACTATAGCTGTGCATAATGGGAGACAATTTGTTCCTGTTTATGTAACGGAAAACATGGTAGGTCACAAGCTTGGAGAATTTTCACCTACAAGATCCTTTAGAGGTCATGCAGGAGCTAAAAACAAAGGAAAAAAGTAAGTAAGCTATGGGAGTTCGAAAAAAACAAATGGCCGAAAGGTTGAAGGAAGAGAAAAAGCAACTTGCTTTTGCAAAGCTTAACAACTGCCCTACCTCACCAAGAAAGATGCGTTTAGTAGCTGACTTGATTAGAGGAAAGCAGATAGAAATGGCACTTGCAATTTTAAAGTTCAATTCAAAAGAAGCTTCTAGAAAGTTGGAGAAACTTTTGCTTTCTGCAATTGCTAACTGGGAAGCTAAGAATGAGGATGCAAGTATTGAAGATGCGGACCTTTTTATAAAGGAAATCCGTGTGGATGGCGGTACTATGTTGAAAAGATTGCGTCCAGCACCACAAGGTAGAGCACATAGAATTAGAAAACGTTCCAATCATGTTACCATGGTTTTGGAATCTAATAACAACGTTCAAAGCTAGAGTATAATATGGGACAGAAAACCAATCCGATAGGAAATCGCTTAGGAATTATCAGAGGATGGGAATCCAACTGGTACGGCGGTAAAGATTACGGCGATAAGCTGGCTGAGGATGATAAAATAAGAAAATACATCCACGCACGTTTGGCGAAAGCAAGTGTGTCAAGGGTTATTATTGAAAGAACTTTAAAACTTATTACCATTACTATTACTACGGCAAGACCAGGTATTATTATTGGTAAAGGGGGCCAGGAAGTTGATAAGCTGAAAGAGGAGCTTAAGAAAATTACTGGTAAAGAAGTTCAAATCAATATTCATGAAATCAAAAGACCTGAGCTTGATGCCAATTTGGTAGCTGCAAGTGTTGCTAGACAGATTGAGAGCAGAATTTCATATAGACGTGCTATTAAAATGGCAGTTGCAGCAGCAATCCGTATGAATGCAGAAGGTATTAAGATTCAGATTTCTGGACGTTTGAACGGAGCTGAAATGGCACGTTCTGAGTCTTATAAAGAAGGAAGAATCCCTTTGTCAACTTTCCGTGCAGATGTAGATTATGCTTTACATGAGGCGCACACTACGTACGGAAGATTGGGAATCAAAGTTTGGATTATGAAGGGTGAGGTTTATGGTAAAAGAGAACTTTCCCCATTAGTAGGATTGTCCAAAGGTCAAGGAAAAGGCGGCAAACAAGATGGTAAAAAACCACAACGTCGTAGAAAGTAATAAGATAAAGTAAAGGTAAAATGTTACAGCCAAAAAGAACAAAATTTCGTAAAGCCCAGAAGGGACGTATGAAAGGAGACTCCCAAAGAGGGCACCAACTTTCCAATGGAATGTTTGGTATTAAGTCCTTGGATTCACACTTCATCACTTCTCGTCAGATAGAAGCTGCACGTATTGCTGCGACAAGGTACATGAAAAGGCAAGGTCAACTGTGGATTAAAATATTCCCGGACAAACCTATCACTAAAAAGCCTCTTGAAGTACGTATGGGTAAAGGTAAAGGTGCTCCTGAATATTTTGTTGCAGTTGTTAAGCCAGGAAGAATCATGTTTGAGGTAGCTGGAGTTCCAATGGATGTTGCAAAAGAAGCATTGAGGCTTGCGGCGCAAAAATTACCAGTGAAGACTAAGTTTATCGTAGCAAGGGATTATTCCGCTTAATTTTTAATTGAGAAGAAGATGAAACAATCAGAGATAAAAGAACTTTCAATTGAAGAGCTAAAAGAAAGATTAGCTGAGCATAAAAAACAACACGCTGATTTGAAAGTAGCGCATTCAGTTACTCCTTTGGAAAATCCTTTACAGATAAGAAAAACGAGAAGGACGGTAGCAAGACTTGCAACAGAATTAACAAAAAGGGAATTACAATAATTGGTTCTGCCTTATGGAAAAAAGAAATTTAAGAAAAGAAAGAATAGGGGTTGTTACCAGCAATAAAATGGAGAAATCGATTGTGGTTGCTGAAGTAAAGCGAGTAAAGCACCCTATGTACGGTAAGTTCGTTTTGAAGACCAAGAAGTACGTTGCCCATGATGAAAAGAATGATTGCAAGGAAGGTGACACTGTTAAAATAATGGAAACAAGACCATTGAGTAAGACTAAATGTTGGAGACTGGTTGAAATCCTTGAAAGAGCTAAATAATTATGTTACAGCAAGAATCTAGATTAAAGGTCGCGGACAACACCGGTGCAAAAGAAGTTTTGACCATTCGTGTGCTTGGAGGAACAAAAAGAAGATATGCTTCATTGGGAGATAAGATTGTGGTGACTGTTAAAGAAGCCGCCCCCAATGGTACTGTAAAAAAAGGTTCTGTTTCAACAGCTGTTGTGGTTCGTACAAAGAAAGAAGTAAGAAGACCGGATGGCTCTTACATCCGTTTTGATGACAACGCATGTGTGTTATTGAATCCAACAGGTGAAATGAGAGGAACTAGGGTTTTTGGACCAGTTGCCAGAGAGCTTAGGGACAAGCAGTTCATGAAGATTGTTTCATTAGCTCCAGAGGTGCTTTAAAAGAAATATCAGAAAGATGAAGTTGAAAATAAAAACAGGAGATACGGTAAGGGTCGTTGCGGGAGACCACAAAGGCACTGAGGGCAAAGTACTTCAGCTTGACCGTGAAAAGAACAAAGCTATCGTGGAAGGAGCCAATATAGTCTCTAAGCACGAAAAGCCGAGTGCAAAGAATCCTCAAGGAGGAATTGTAAAAAAAGAAGCTCCTATCCATGTTTCCAACCTTTCGTTGATCGATCCAAAATCTGGAGAGAATACACGAGTAGGGTATGAAGTGAGAGATGGAAAGAAAGTTAGATTTGCGAAGAAATCCAATGAAGTAATTTAGTTATGAGTTACATTCCAAGATTAAAGACAGAATATAAGGAACGTGTTGTAAAGGCATTGTCCGAAGAGTTTGGTTACAAAAATGTAATGCAAGTTCCAAAGTTGGAGAAGATAGTTGTCAGCCGTGGGGTTGGTGCTGCCGTATCTGACAAGAAACTTATCGATCATGCGGTTGATGAGTTGTCGAATATTACTGGGCAAAAGGCGATTGCTACCCTTTCAAAAAAGGATGTTGCTTCCTTTAAATTGAGAAAAGGTATGCCAATTGGTGCCAAAGTAACTCTTAGAGGTGAAAGAATGTATGAGTTCTTGGATAGATTGATTACATCTGCACTTCCTAGAGTACGTGATTTTCAAGGGATAAAGGCTACAGGTTTTGATGGAAGGGGTAATTATAACCTTGGTGTTACGGAGCAAATCATTTTCCCAGAGATCAATATTGATAAAATCAACAGAATTAACGGTATGGATATCACATTCGTTACTTCTGCAGACACAGATAAAGAAGCTAAATCATTGTTAACCGAATTGGGATTACCCTTTAAAAAGAACTAAGTATGGCTAAGGAATCAATGAAAGCCCGTGAGGTAAAAAGGGCTAAAACGGTAGCAAAATATGCTGAAAAGAGAAAGGCTTTGAAAGAAGCGGGTGATTATGAAGCTTTACAAAAGCTTCCTAAGAACGCATCTCCAGTACGTATGCGTAACCGATGCAAATTGACTGGAAGACCAAGAGGGTATATGAGAACATTTGGTATATCTAGGGTTACTTTTAGGGAAATGGCCAATCAAGGTTTGATCCCGGGAGTTAAAAAAGCAAGTTGGTAAACAGATAAAGAAAAGAAATGCTTACAGATCCAATTTCAGATTATTTGACCAGAATTAGAAATGCCAGTAGTGCAGGTCATAGGGTAGTGGATATTCCCGCTTCCAATCTAAAAAGACAGATTACCAAAATATTGTTCGATCAAGGATATATTTTGAGCTACAAGTTCGAGGATAACAAAGTTCAAGGGAACATTAAAATTGCCTTGAAGTATGATAAGTTTACCAAAGAGCCGGTTATTAAAAAATTGCAAAGGGTAAGTAAACCTGGACTACGTAAATATGCAGGTTCAGGTGAATTGCCAAGAGTTCTTAACGGTTTGGGTGTTGCTATTGTTTCAACATCTCACGGAGTTATGACAAGCAAACAAGCTAAGCAAGATAACGTAGGTGGCGAAGTTTTGTGCTACGTTTATTAATTGAGTAAAGAGAAAAAAAATGTCTAGAATAGGTAACAATCCAATTACAATTCCTGATGGAGTCACTATAGAAGTGAACGAGAATGTAGTTACCGTTAAAGGTAAGTTGGGAGAACTGTCTCAAGAATTTTCAGGGGTTACAGTTAAGGTTGAAGATGGAAGCATTCATGTGGCAAGACCCTCTGATTCCAAAGAGCATAAAGCCAAGCACGGTCTTTACAGATCATTGTTTTTGAATATGGTTGAAGGAGTTTCCAAAGGATGGACCAAAG is a genomic window of Flagellimonas sp. CMM7 containing:
- the rplN gene encoding 50S ribosomal protein L14 codes for the protein MLQQESRLKVADNTGAKEVLTIRVLGGTKRRYASLGDKIVVTVKEAAPNGTVKKGSVSTAVVVRTKKEVRRPDGSYIRFDDNACVLLNPTGEMRGTRVFGPVARELRDKQFMKIVSLAPEVL
- the rplX gene encoding 50S ribosomal protein L24, with product MKLKIKTGDTVRVVAGDHKGTEGKVLQLDREKNKAIVEGANIVSKHEKPSAKNPQGGIVKKEAPIHVSNLSLIDPKSGENTRVGYEVRDGKKVRFAKKSNEVI
- the rplE gene encoding 50S ribosomal protein L5; this translates as MSYIPRLKTEYKERVVKALSEEFGYKNVMQVPKLEKIVVSRGVGAAVSDKKLIDHAVDELSNITGQKAIATLSKKDVASFKLRKGMPIGAKVTLRGERMYEFLDRLITSALPRVRDFQGIKATGFDGRGNYNLGVTEQIIFPEINIDKINRINGMDITFVTSADTDKEAKSLLTELGLPFKKN
- the rpsN gene encoding 30S ribosomal protein S14 — encoded protein: MAKESMKAREVKRAKTVAKYAEKRKALKEAGDYEALQKLPKNASPVRMRNRCKLTGRPRGYMRTFGISRVTFREMANQGLIPGVKKASW
- the rpsH gene encoding 30S ribosomal protein S8, yielding MLTDPISDYLTRIRNASSAGHRVVDIPASNLKRQITKILFDQGYILSYKFEDNKVQGNIKIALKYDKFTKEPVIKKLQRVSKPGLRKYAGSGELPRVLNGLGVAIVSTSHGVMTSKQAKQDNVGGEVLCYVY